The following are encoded in a window of Phragmites australis chromosome 22, lpPhrAust1.1, whole genome shotgun sequence genomic DNA:
- the LOC133905169 gene encoding protein cornichon homolog 2 codes for MSLELILWLFSFASVMVLVGLTAYQLICLSDLEFDYINPYDSSSRINAVVIIEYSLQGALCASFLLTLHWFPFLVMAPVTYYHVKLYMARKHLVDVTEIFRQLNGEKKYRMIKLAFYFCLFIITIYRLVMTAVTLFIDEDTNLVETRTI; via the exons ATGTCCTTGGAGCTTATCCTGTGGCTCTTCTCCTTCGCCTCCGTCATGGTTCTCGTCGGTCTCACCGCATACCAG CTTATCTGTTTGTCTGATTTGGAGTTTGACTATATCAACCCATATGATTCGTCATCTCGCATCAATGCAGTGGTCATTATAGAATACTCACTCCAAGGGGCCTTGTGTGCTTCTTTCCTCTTGACACTGCATTGGTTCCCGTTTCTAGTCATGGCACCTGTAACATACTACCATGTGAAACT GTATATGGCTAGGAAACATCTTGTAGATGTTACTGAAATTTTTCGACAACTAAATGGAGAGAAGAAGTACAGGATGATCAAGCTTGCCTTCTACTTCTGCCTATTTATTATAACTATTTACAG GCTTGTTATGACAGCTGTGACATTGTTTATCGATGAGGATACAAATCTGGTAGAAACTCGGACTATCTAG
- the LOC133905438 gene encoding uncharacterized protein LOC133905438, which yields MEVQMAIPNKGAKSIGASTAPHRSSGDAKAVPNYLRPSTGSCHHVCKYGGTHTFEEKEAHKAQPRPRKQPPVPDNQNKILVKVRSVFRRRVGDSSRAEKAEKAAFRKQKEVESVEWKDIVAYDTAPAHGSSPQPHQTLAQITGSSDVKKKDAMKGKKSYDRAKITEQVKVSTEPHGANRAASPPRKNTSTDTKSVKPPKGKKPTALLVEKKAVDQEILHGYRTLSPSLIQSRASLLRDLEKEMAREATDVKEERTTYSLDQEEYAAAAAESSRPIPAHRRVKSMSISSRSVRFPFARQASKNSATFKLRSKSSKGPILPSEEEKPARLKSRRGAVTGEDHGSTGRGIQLRIRSLRRRGVGGSGGASTGFVVPAVALRHQKTLEKKRSQRLYNNLIEETASKLVKTRKSRVKALVGAFESVISKISK from the coding sequence ATGGAGGTACAAATGGCCATCCCCAACAAAGGTGCCAAATCGATTGGAGCCAGCACGGCTCCTCATCGCAGCAGCGGCGACGCCAAGGCCGTCCCCAACTACCTCAGGCCATCAACCGGCTCCTGCCACCATGTCTGCAAGTACGGCGGCACACACACATTTGAAGAGAAAGAGGCACACAAGGCCCAACCGAGACCTCGGAAGCAGCCACCGGTTCCAGACAACCAGAACAAGATTCTGGTCAAGGTGCGGTCGGTGTTCCGGAGACGTGTCGGCGATTCCAGCAGAGCTGAGAAGGCCGAAAAGGCGGCCTTCCGCAAGCAGAAGGAAGTTGAGAGTGTGGAGTGGAAGGATATTGTGGCCTATGATACTGCTCCAGCTCATGGATCATCTCCACAGCCTCATCAAACCTTGGCCCAAATCACGGGTTCGAGCgatgtcaagaagaaggatgcgATGAAGGGGAAGAAGTCATATGACAGGGCCAAGATCACTGAACAGGTGAAGGTCTCGACGGAGCCTCATGGCGCCAACAGAGCAGCTTCACCTCCTCGCAAGAACACGAGCACTGACACTAAGAGCGTAAAGCCTCCAAAAGGGAAGAAGCCTACAGCATTGCTCGTCGAGAAGAAGGCTGTtgatcaagaaattcttcatgGGTATCGAACTCTTTCTCCTTCTCTGATACAAAGCCGCGCAAGCCTTTTGCGCGATCTCGAAAAGGAAATGGCTCGCGAAGCTACCGATGTGAAAGAAGAAAGAACCACCTACTCTCTTGATCAAGAAGAgtatgctgctgctgctgctgaatcAAGCAGGCCCATTCCAGCGCACCGAAGGGTGAAGAGCATGAGCATCAGCAGCCGATCCGTGCGGTTCCCGTTCGCCCGACAAGCGAGCAAGAATTCCGCCACCTTCAAGCTGCGCTCCAAGAGCAGCAAAGGACCAATCCTGCCATCCGAAGAGGAGAAGCCCGCAAGGCTCAAGTCCAGAAGGGGGGCAGTGACCGGTGAGGATCACGGCAGCACTGGCAGAGGCATTCAGCTCAGGATCAGGAGCCTTCGGAGGCGAGGGGTCGGCGGTTCCGGTGGCGCGAGCACCGGTTTTGTCGTGCCAGCAGTGGCGCTAAGGCATCAGAAGACACTGGAAAAGAAGAGGAGCCAGAGGCTGTACAACAACCTGATTGAGGAGACGGCGAGCAAGCTCGTGAAGACGAGAAAAAGCAGGGTGAAGGCCCTGGTGGGGGCTTTTGAGTCTGTCATCTCCAAGATTTCAAAGTAG